A genomic window from Tachyglossus aculeatus isolate mTacAcu1 chromosome 27, mTacAcu1.pri, whole genome shotgun sequence includes:
- the WASHC1 gene encoding WASH complex subunit 1, whose protein sequence is MATAATVTTQLHFLEGQSYTVPLIQPDLRREEAVQQVADTLQYLQKVSGDIFSRISQHVETTRTQLQAIGERVSLAQAKIEKIKGSKKAIKVFSSAKYPAPEHLQDYRSIFAGARDPGAQRRPPRHRILSKHPALDEKALQEKLKYFPVCVSPKAQPEDEAEEGLGSLPGNIRSLSSLLLFNTTENLYKKYVFLDPLAGAVTKTHVALGAETEEKLFDAPLSISKREQLERQVAENYFYVPDLGQVPEIDVPSYLPDLPGIADDLMYSADLGPGIAPSAPGAIPDLPSFAAELAEPCRPELEDGALTPLAPPPPPPPPPPPPPPAPMVLASAPPPPPLPQTPATPAQAADGAGSSTSASGPVQGAPKEVVDPSSGRATLLEAIRQAGGIGKAGLRSVKERKLEKKKQKEQEQVRATGQGGDLMSDLFNKLLMRRKGISGKGPGAGGSEGPGGAFTRMSDSIPPPPPPQQLPGEEEGEEDWEP, encoded by the exons ATGGCGACTGCAGCGACGGTGACCACTCAGCTCCACTTCCTGGAAGGCCAGTCCTACACAGTCCCCCTGATCCAGCCGGACCTGCGGCGGGAAGAGGCCGTCCAACAGGTGGCCGACACCCTACAGTATCTCCAGAAAGTCTCAGGGGACATCTTCAGCAG AATCTCGCAGCATGTGGAGACAACTCGGACACAGCTGCAGGCCATCGGGGAGCGAGTGTCACTGGCCCAGGCCAAGATCGAGAAGATCAAGGGCAGCAAGAAGGCCATTAAG GTGTTCTCCAGCGCCAAATACCCGGCCCCGGAACACCTGCAGGACTACAGGTCCATCTTCGCGGGCGCCCGGGACCCCGGGGCCCAGAGACGTCCCCCCCGGCACCGGATCTTGAGCAAGCACCCCGCCCTGGACGAGAAGGCCCTGCAG GAGAAGCTGAAGTATTTCCCCGTGTGTGTGAGCCCCAAGGCCCAGCCCGAGGATGAGGCCGAGGAGGGACTGGGAAGCTTACCCGGAAACATCCgctccctcagctccctcttgCTGTTCAACACCACCGAGAACCT GTACAAGAAGTACGTGTTCCTGGACCCACTGGCCGGAGCCGTGACCAAGACGCACGTGGCGCTCGGGGCGGAGACGGAGGAGAAGCTGTTcgatgccccgctctccatcagcAAGCGAGAACAGCTGGAGCGGCAG gTGGCTGAGAATTATTTCTACGTGCCGGACTTGGGCCAGGTGCCCGAGATCGACGTGCCATCCTACCTGCCTGACCTGCCAGGCATCGCCGACGATCTCATGTACAGCGCAGACCTGGGCCCGGGCATCGCACCTTCCGCCCCCGGGGCCATCCCGGACCTTCCCTCCTTCGCGGCCGAGCTGGCCGAGCCCTGCAGACCTG AGCTGGAGGATGGGGCCTTGACTCCTCTAGCaccgcctcccccacccccaccgccgccaccgccaccccctccagcccccatggTCCTGGCCAgtgcccccccaccgcccccactgCCCCAGACGCCGGCCACCCCCGCCCAGGCGGCTGACGGGGCCGGAAGCAGCACGTCGGCATCAG GACCGGTCCAGGGGGCTCCCAAGGAGGTGGTGGACCCATCCAGCGGGCGGGCCACGCTGCTGGAGGCCATCCGTCAGGCTGGGGGCATCGGAAAGGCCGGGCTGCGCAGCGTCAAGGAGCGCAAGctggagaagaagaagcagaaggagcaggagcagg TGAGAGCCACGGGCCAAGGTGGGGACCTGATGTCCGACCTCTTCAACAAGCTGCTCATGAGGCGCAAAG GAATCtccgggaaggggccgggggcggggggcagcgaGGGGCCCGGGGGTGCCTTCACCCGCATGTCGGACTCCATcccgcccccaccgcccccgcaGCAGCtgcctggagaggaggagggggaggaagactgggagccctag